A window from Candidatus Methylomirabilis tolerans encodes these proteins:
- a CDS encoding DUF3313 domain-containing protein, which produces HIDRAVVYNQRHPFSPHPDWGRDPTQQDNQRRRSMVTKAMKYVCSMGSVCLVALTACATSQQAGGFGKAEPSGFLQDYSTLHAAENETEATLVYFTPDKTKFKAYTKVWLEPVQVWRGEQSDAKDLSKDDAHHLSQFLSSRLAEELRKDYAMVQAPGPDVMRLRVGITEAGKNTPVLDQLTAVHPGSLLLSKGKKALAGTESFVGKATIEAEVTDSQTGELLAAGVDRRGGGKYAWKSLRRWTDVEEAYTYWAKKFRWRACVLRGEAKCELPED; this is translated from the coding sequence GGCACATTGATCGAGCGGTAGTGTACAATCAGCGGCATCCGTTCTCCCCTCATCCGGATTGGGGAAGAGATCCGACACAGCAGGACAACCAAAGGAGGAGGTCGATGGTGACGAAGGCGATGAAATACGTCTGTTCGATGGGCAGTGTCTGCCTGGTGGCACTTACGGCCTGCGCCACCTCACAACAGGCGGGGGGATTTGGGAAGGCAGAACCGTCCGGGTTTCTGCAGGACTATTCCACACTGCATGCAGCGGAGAACGAGACCGAGGCGACTCTGGTGTACTTCACGCCGGATAAAACGAAATTCAAAGCCTACACGAAGGTCTGGCTGGAGCCGGTGCAGGTGTGGCGTGGGGAACAGTCGGATGCGAAAGATCTGAGTAAGGACGATGCCCACCACCTGTCGCAATTCCTCTCGTCGCGCCTTGCTGAAGAATTGCGCAAAGACTATGCAATGGTACAGGCACCAGGACCGGATGTGATGCGACTGCGCGTCGGCATTACAGAGGCCGGCAAGAATACCCCGGTGCTGGATCAACTCACCGCCGTCCATCCGGGTAGCCTGCTGTTGTCGAAAGGGAAGAAAGCGCTCGCGGGCACCGAGTCGTTTGTCGGCAAGGCGACGATTGAAGCGGAGGTGACCGACAGCCAGACCGGTGAACTGCTGGCTGCCGGGGTCGATCGGCGGGGCGGCGGCAAGTATGCCTGGAAGTCGCTGCGTCGATGGACAGATGTCGAAGAGGCCTACACCTATTGGGCCAAGAAATTCCGCTGGCGGGCCTGCGTGCTGCGAGGCGAGGCGAAATGTGAGCTGCCGGAAGATTAG